The Coriobacteriia bacterium genome includes the window ACCATCCCGTCGGTGATCGTTCCGCTGCTCTTCGTCGTCACGATCGGCCTGGCGGTGGTCTACAACCTGGGGCTGTCCTTCTACCTCGGCCAGGAGATGTCCTACCTCACGGGCGTCATCGTCTTCGCGTTGCAGTTCGCCGTCACCATGGACTACGCGCTGTTCCTCTACCACCGCTACGAGCAGGAGCGGAAGCTCTCCGACAACGACACCGCGATGGCCACCGCGATGACCGCGACGTTCAAGTCCGTGGCCGCGGCCTCGATGACGACGATCGCCGGCTTCCTCGCGCTCGTCGTCATGCGGCTGGGGTTCGGCGCCGACATGGGGCTCACGCTCGCGCGCGGCGTCTTCATCACGGTGATCGCGGTGATGACGATCCTGCCCGTGCTGCTGCTGCTGGCCGACGCGCCCATCCGCCGCTTCGCGCACAGGGTCCGCCTGCCCGACTTCCATCGCCTCGGCGGGTGGCTCGCGCGGCACGCGGGGGCGGTCTCGGTCCTGTTCGTGCTCGCCTTCGTGCCGGCGCTGTGGCTCTACGGCCGGGTGGAGCTGACCTACGACCTCGACAGCGCCCTTCCCGAGGACCTTCCCTCCATGACGGCCTCGGACAAGCTCGCCGACGAGTTCGGGCGCGCGCAGAGCTTCTTCATCGTCGCCGAGGACACCGGGCGTGTCGCCCACATCGACGAGCTGACCGGCAGGGTCGAGCAGGTCGACGGTGTGACCGGGGTGATGTCGTACACCGGCGTGGTCTCGCCGCTCATACCGGCCGAGTTCATCCCCGGCGAGGCGCGCGAGGGCTTCTTCAAGAAGGGCTACACGTACGCGACCGCGGACGTCTCCTTCGACTTCAGCGACCCGCGCACCGAGGAGGTCGTGGCGGAGCTGCGCGGCGTGGCCGCCGGGTACCCGGGGACGGCGCACGTCACGGGGCAGAGCGTGCTGTTCAATGACATGGAGGAGACCTCCAGGGGCGACGTCGGGCGCGTCAACGCCATCTCGGTCGCGGCGATCGCGCTCATCGTGGCGCTCGTCTTCCGGTCGCTGGCCGTACCCGCGATCCTGCTCGGCGCGATCGAGCTCGCCATCTACTTCAACCAGGGCCTGGCGGCCCTCGGCGGGGGAGACGTCATGTTCATCGCCGCTCTGGCCATCGGGGCCATCCAGCTCGGCGCGACGGTCGACTACGCCATCGTCCTGACCACCCGCTACGAGGAAGAGCTCGCGCGCCA containing:
- a CDS encoding MMPL family transporter gives rise to the protein MLNRFAWLVVRNKRAVLGIAAVLLVFGVFGLANAEINYDMLSYVPDDLDSVKGFRILTDEFRLGNAAQVMVAGLSDREVADIVERVERIEGVDAVRWVDDFGDFTVPREFWEGDLAEAFYSDGATFFQVNFAGSANEPATRAAVEELRDVLGGSEYDIAGTQQIELEDVINAERTRLAGAALVLVAVALLLTIPSVIVPLLFVVTIGLAVVYNLGLSFYLGQEMSYLTGVIVFALQFAVTMDYALFLYHRYEQERKLSDNDTAMATAMTATFKSVAAASMTTIAGFLALVVMRLGFGADMGLTLARGVFITVIAVMTILPVLLLLADAPIRRFAHRVRLPDFHRLGGWLARHAGAVSVLFVLAFVPALWLYGRVELTYDLDSALPEDLPSMTASDKLADEFGRAQSFFIVAEDTGRVAHIDELTGRVEQVDGVTGVMSYTGVVSPLIPAEFIPGEAREGFFKKGYTYATADVSFDFSDPRTEEVVAELRGVAAGYPGTAHVTGQSVLFNDMEETSRGDVGRVNAISVAAIALIVALVFRSLAVPAILLGAIELAIYFNQGLAALGGGDVMFIAALAIGAIQLGATVDYAIVLTTRYEEELARHRDRETALREAVGGAGPSILVSASTMFAATIGLVFLSSVSTISDLTLLIARGAIVSFFVVMLLLPALL